One stretch of Chiroxiphia lanceolata isolate bChiLan1 chromosome 1, bChiLan1.pri, whole genome shotgun sequence DNA includes these proteins:
- the HERPUD2 gene encoding homocysteine-responsive endoplasmic reticulum-resident ubiquitin-like domain member 2 protein isoform X3: protein MDQSVVEHPVTLIIKAPNQKYTDQTISCFLEWTVGKLKTHLSKVYPSKPSTKDQRLVYSGRLLPDHLQLKDVLRKQDEYHMVHLVCTSRTPPSSPKPSTSREGHGASTSSSSSNLDRSGSTAASPTNQEASSTSLNTSADGVRHRNLPQAQSNPTPSHQFPYLMQGNIGNQFPGQGVPTGFSLYPSFSPLQMIWWQQMYVRQYYMQYQAAVSAQVTSSTEPARSAVAQAVNSERAPANEPAAVPNVAVQENRPVNPNVQMNAQGGPVVNEEDFNRDWLDWMYTFSRAAILLSIVYFYSSFSRFVMVMGAMLLVYLQEGGQQQAANNAEVNRDGQHANNPDLEEMERLMDDGIDEDSGEDASEDGNTEQQPGFMASAWSFITTFFTSLIPEGPPQEDVI, encoded by the exons ATGGACCAGAGCGTCGTGGAGCACCCGGTGACCCTCATCATCAAGGCCCCCAACCAGAAATACACCGATCAGACTATCAGCTGCTTTCTGGAGTGGACTGTGGGCAAGCTGAAGACTCACCTCTCCAAGGTGTACCCCAGCAAGCCG TCCACAAAGGATCAGAGACTGGTGTATTCTGGCAGACTGCTTCCTGATCATCTGCAGCTGAAAGATGTTCTCAGAAAA caAGATGAGTATCATATGGTTCATCTGGTATGTACTTCCCGGACACCCCCAAGTTCTCCAAAACCCAGCACCAGTAGAGAAGGTCACGGAGCTTCAACCTCCAGCAGTAGCTCA aatttaGACCGTTCTGGATCAACTGCTGCCTCACCCACAAACCAAGAAGCTTCATCTACATCTTTGAACACTAGTGCAGATGGAGTGAGGCATCGTAATCTTCCACAAGCACAAAGCAATCCCACACCGAGCCACCAGTTCCCTTATTTAATGCAAGG CAATATAGGCAACCAGTTTCCAGGCCAAGGTGTTCCTACTGGATTTTCTCTGTATCCTTCATTCAGTCCCTTACAGATGATATGGTGGCAACAGATGTATGTACGTCAGTACTACATGCAATA CCAAGCTGCTGTTTCAGCCCAAGTGACTTCCAGCACGGAGCCAGCAAGATCTGCAGTTGCCCAGGCTGTCAATTCGGAACGTGCTCCCGCAAATGAGCCCGCAGCAGTGCCAAATGTAGCTGTTCAGGAGAACAGGCCTGTAAACCCAAATGTTCAGATGAATGCACAGGGTGGCCCAGTAGTGAATGAAGAGGACTTCAATCGGGACTGGCTGGACTGGATGTACACGTTCTCTAGAGCAGCAATTCTTCTGAGCATTGTATACTTCTATTCTTCTTTCAGTCGATTTGTCATGGTAATGGGAGCCATGCTGCTGGTTTATTT GCAAGAGGGAGGCCAACAACAGGCAGCCAATAATGCAGAAGTGAACCGTGATGGGCAACATGCAAATAATCCTGATCTCGAAGAGATG gagCGACTTATGGATGATGGGATTGATGAAGACAGTGGAGAAGATGCAAGTGAAGATGGCAAtacagagcagcagcctggattCATGGCTTCTGCTTGGTCCTTTATCACAACCTTCTTCACATCACTCATCCCTGAAGGACCTCCACAG GAAGACGTGATATGA
- the HERPUD2 gene encoding homocysteine-responsive endoplasmic reticulum-resident ubiquitin-like domain member 2 protein isoform X2 gives MDQSVVEHPVTLIIKAPNQKYTDQTISCFLEWTVGKLKTHLSKVYPSKPSTKDQRLVYSGRLLPDHLQLKDVLRKQDEYHMVHLVCTSRTPPSSPKPSTSREGHGASTSSSSSNLDRSGSTAASPTNQEASSTSLNTSADGVRHRNLPQAQSNPTPSHQFPYLMQGNIGNQFPGQGVPTGFSLYPSFSPLQMIWWQQMYVRQYYMQYQAAVSAQVTSSTEPARSAVAQAVNSERAPANEPAAVPNVAVQENRPVNPNVQMNAQGGPVVNEEDFNRDWLDWMYTFSRAAILLSIVYFYSSFSRFVMVMGAMLLVYLHQAGWFPFRQEGGQQQAANNAEVNRDGQHANNPDLEEMERLMDDGIDEDSGEDASEDGNTEQQPGFMASAWSFITTFFTSLIPEGPPQVGN, from the exons ATGGACCAGAGCGTCGTGGAGCACCCGGTGACCCTCATCATCAAGGCCCCCAACCAGAAATACACCGATCAGACTATCAGCTGCTTTCTGGAGTGGACTGTGGGCAAGCTGAAGACTCACCTCTCCAAGGTGTACCCCAGCAAGCCG TCCACAAAGGATCAGAGACTGGTGTATTCTGGCAGACTGCTTCCTGATCATCTGCAGCTGAAAGATGTTCTCAGAAAA caAGATGAGTATCATATGGTTCATCTGGTATGTACTTCCCGGACACCCCCAAGTTCTCCAAAACCCAGCACCAGTAGAGAAGGTCACGGAGCTTCAACCTCCAGCAGTAGCTCA aatttaGACCGTTCTGGATCAACTGCTGCCTCACCCACAAACCAAGAAGCTTCATCTACATCTTTGAACACTAGTGCAGATGGAGTGAGGCATCGTAATCTTCCACAAGCACAAAGCAATCCCACACCGAGCCACCAGTTCCCTTATTTAATGCAAGG CAATATAGGCAACCAGTTTCCAGGCCAAGGTGTTCCTACTGGATTTTCTCTGTATCCTTCATTCAGTCCCTTACAGATGATATGGTGGCAACAGATGTATGTACGTCAGTACTACATGCAATA CCAAGCTGCTGTTTCAGCCCAAGTGACTTCCAGCACGGAGCCAGCAAGATCTGCAGTTGCCCAGGCTGTCAATTCGGAACGTGCTCCCGCAAATGAGCCCGCAGCAGTGCCAAATGTAGCTGTTCAGGAGAACAGGCCTGTAAACCCAAATGTTCAGATGAATGCACAGGGTGGCCCAGTAGTGAATGAAGAGGACTTCAATCGGGACTGGCTGGACTGGATGTACACGTTCTCTAGAGCAGCAATTCTTCTGAGCATTGTATACTTCTATTCTTCTTTCAGTCGATTTGTCATGGTAATGGGAGCCATGCTGCTGGTTTATTT ACACCAAGCTGGATGGTTTCCCTTTAGGCAAGAGGGAGGCCAACAACAGGCAGCCAATAATGCAGAAGTGAACCGTGATGGGCAACATGCAAATAATCCTGATCTCGAAGAGATG gagCGACTTATGGATGATGGGATTGATGAAGACAGTGGAGAAGATGCAAGTGAAGATGGCAAtacagagcagcagcctggattCATGGCTTCTGCTTGGTCCTTTATCACAACCTTCTTCACATCACTCATCCCTGAAGGACCTCCACAGGTTGGCAATTAA
- the HERPUD2 gene encoding homocysteine-responsive endoplasmic reticulum-resident ubiquitin-like domain member 2 protein isoform X1 yields MDQSVVEHPVTLIIKAPNQKYTDQTISCFLEWTVGKLKTHLSKVYPSKPSTKDQRLVYSGRLLPDHLQLKDVLRKQDEYHMVHLVCTSRTPPSSPKPSTSREGHGASTSSSSSNLDRSGSTAASPTNQEASSTSLNTSADGVRHRNLPQAQSNPTPSHQFPYLMQGNIGNQFPGQGVPTGFSLYPSFSPLQMIWWQQMYVRQYYMQYQAAVSAQVTSSTEPARSAVAQAVNSERAPANEPAAVPNVAVQENRPVNPNVQMNAQGGPVVNEEDFNRDWLDWMYTFSRAAILLSIVYFYSSFSRFVMVMGAMLLVYLHQAGWFPFRQEGGQQQAANNAEVNRDGQHANNPDLEEMERLMDDGIDEDSGEDASEDGNTEQQPGFMASAWSFITTFFTSLIPEGPPQEDVI; encoded by the exons ATGGACCAGAGCGTCGTGGAGCACCCGGTGACCCTCATCATCAAGGCCCCCAACCAGAAATACACCGATCAGACTATCAGCTGCTTTCTGGAGTGGACTGTGGGCAAGCTGAAGACTCACCTCTCCAAGGTGTACCCCAGCAAGCCG TCCACAAAGGATCAGAGACTGGTGTATTCTGGCAGACTGCTTCCTGATCATCTGCAGCTGAAAGATGTTCTCAGAAAA caAGATGAGTATCATATGGTTCATCTGGTATGTACTTCCCGGACACCCCCAAGTTCTCCAAAACCCAGCACCAGTAGAGAAGGTCACGGAGCTTCAACCTCCAGCAGTAGCTCA aatttaGACCGTTCTGGATCAACTGCTGCCTCACCCACAAACCAAGAAGCTTCATCTACATCTTTGAACACTAGTGCAGATGGAGTGAGGCATCGTAATCTTCCACAAGCACAAAGCAATCCCACACCGAGCCACCAGTTCCCTTATTTAATGCAAGG CAATATAGGCAACCAGTTTCCAGGCCAAGGTGTTCCTACTGGATTTTCTCTGTATCCTTCATTCAGTCCCTTACAGATGATATGGTGGCAACAGATGTATGTACGTCAGTACTACATGCAATA CCAAGCTGCTGTTTCAGCCCAAGTGACTTCCAGCACGGAGCCAGCAAGATCTGCAGTTGCCCAGGCTGTCAATTCGGAACGTGCTCCCGCAAATGAGCCCGCAGCAGTGCCAAATGTAGCTGTTCAGGAGAACAGGCCTGTAAACCCAAATGTTCAGATGAATGCACAGGGTGGCCCAGTAGTGAATGAAGAGGACTTCAATCGGGACTGGCTGGACTGGATGTACACGTTCTCTAGAGCAGCAATTCTTCTGAGCATTGTATACTTCTATTCTTCTTTCAGTCGATTTGTCATGGTAATGGGAGCCATGCTGCTGGTTTATTT ACACCAAGCTGGATGGTTTCCCTTTAGGCAAGAGGGAGGCCAACAACAGGCAGCCAATAATGCAGAAGTGAACCGTGATGGGCAACATGCAAATAATCCTGATCTCGAAGAGATG gagCGACTTATGGATGATGGGATTGATGAAGACAGTGGAGAAGATGCAAGTGAAGATGGCAAtacagagcagcagcctggattCATGGCTTCTGCTTGGTCCTTTATCACAACCTTCTTCACATCACTCATCCCTGAAGGACCTCCACAG GAAGACGTGATATGA
- the HERPUD2 gene encoding homocysteine-responsive endoplasmic reticulum-resident ubiquitin-like domain member 2 protein isoform X6 → MDQSVVEHPVTLIIKAPNQKYTDQTISCFLEWTVGKLKTHLSKVYPSKPNLDRSGSTAASPTNQEASSTSLNTSADGVRHRNLPQAQSNPTPSHQFPYLMQGNIGNQFPGQGVPTGFSLYPSFSPLQMIWWQQMYVRQYYMQYQAAVSAQVTSSTEPARSAVAQAVNSERAPANEPAAVPNVAVQENRPVNPNVQMNAQGGPVVNEEDFNRDWLDWMYTFSRAAILLSIVYFYSSFSRFVMVMGAMLLVYLHQAGWFPFRQEGGQQQAANNAEVNRDGQHANNPDLEEMERLMDDGIDEDSGEDASEDGNTEQQPGFMASAWSFITTFFTSLIPEGPPQEDVI, encoded by the exons ATGGACCAGAGCGTCGTGGAGCACCCGGTGACCCTCATCATCAAGGCCCCCAACCAGAAATACACCGATCAGACTATCAGCTGCTTTCTGGAGTGGACTGTGGGCAAGCTGAAGACTCACCTCTCCAAGGTGTACCCCAGCAAGCCG aatttaGACCGTTCTGGATCAACTGCTGCCTCACCCACAAACCAAGAAGCTTCATCTACATCTTTGAACACTAGTGCAGATGGAGTGAGGCATCGTAATCTTCCACAAGCACAAAGCAATCCCACACCGAGCCACCAGTTCCCTTATTTAATGCAAGG CAATATAGGCAACCAGTTTCCAGGCCAAGGTGTTCCTACTGGATTTTCTCTGTATCCTTCATTCAGTCCCTTACAGATGATATGGTGGCAACAGATGTATGTACGTCAGTACTACATGCAATA CCAAGCTGCTGTTTCAGCCCAAGTGACTTCCAGCACGGAGCCAGCAAGATCTGCAGTTGCCCAGGCTGTCAATTCGGAACGTGCTCCCGCAAATGAGCCCGCAGCAGTGCCAAATGTAGCTGTTCAGGAGAACAGGCCTGTAAACCCAAATGTTCAGATGAATGCACAGGGTGGCCCAGTAGTGAATGAAGAGGACTTCAATCGGGACTGGCTGGACTGGATGTACACGTTCTCTAGAGCAGCAATTCTTCTGAGCATTGTATACTTCTATTCTTCTTTCAGTCGATTTGTCATGGTAATGGGAGCCATGCTGCTGGTTTATTT ACACCAAGCTGGATGGTTTCCCTTTAGGCAAGAGGGAGGCCAACAACAGGCAGCCAATAATGCAGAAGTGAACCGTGATGGGCAACATGCAAATAATCCTGATCTCGAAGAGATG gagCGACTTATGGATGATGGGATTGATGAAGACAGTGGAGAAGATGCAAGTGAAGATGGCAAtacagagcagcagcctggattCATGGCTTCTGCTTGGTCCTTTATCACAACCTTCTTCACATCACTCATCCCTGAAGGACCTCCACAG GAAGACGTGATATGA
- the HERPUD2 gene encoding homocysteine-responsive endoplasmic reticulum-resident ubiquitin-like domain member 2 protein isoform X5, producing MDQSVVEHPVTLIIKAPNQKYTDQTISCFLEWTVGKLKTHLSKVYPSKPSTKDQRLVYSGRLLPDHLQLKDVLRKNLDRSGSTAASPTNQEASSTSLNTSADGVRHRNLPQAQSNPTPSHQFPYLMQGNIGNQFPGQGVPTGFSLYPSFSPLQMIWWQQMYVRQYYMQYQAAVSAQVTSSTEPARSAVAQAVNSERAPANEPAAVPNVAVQENRPVNPNVQMNAQGGPVVNEEDFNRDWLDWMYTFSRAAILLSIVYFYSSFSRFVMVMGAMLLVYLHQAGWFPFRQEGGQQQAANNAEVNRDGQHANNPDLEEMERLMDDGIDEDSGEDASEDGNTEQQPGFMASAWSFITTFFTSLIPEGPPQEDVI from the exons ATGGACCAGAGCGTCGTGGAGCACCCGGTGACCCTCATCATCAAGGCCCCCAACCAGAAATACACCGATCAGACTATCAGCTGCTTTCTGGAGTGGACTGTGGGCAAGCTGAAGACTCACCTCTCCAAGGTGTACCCCAGCAAGCCG TCCACAAAGGATCAGAGACTGGTGTATTCTGGCAGACTGCTTCCTGATCATCTGCAGCTGAAAGATGTTCTCAGAAAA aatttaGACCGTTCTGGATCAACTGCTGCCTCACCCACAAACCAAGAAGCTTCATCTACATCTTTGAACACTAGTGCAGATGGAGTGAGGCATCGTAATCTTCCACAAGCACAAAGCAATCCCACACCGAGCCACCAGTTCCCTTATTTAATGCAAGG CAATATAGGCAACCAGTTTCCAGGCCAAGGTGTTCCTACTGGATTTTCTCTGTATCCTTCATTCAGTCCCTTACAGATGATATGGTGGCAACAGATGTATGTACGTCAGTACTACATGCAATA CCAAGCTGCTGTTTCAGCCCAAGTGACTTCCAGCACGGAGCCAGCAAGATCTGCAGTTGCCCAGGCTGTCAATTCGGAACGTGCTCCCGCAAATGAGCCCGCAGCAGTGCCAAATGTAGCTGTTCAGGAGAACAGGCCTGTAAACCCAAATGTTCAGATGAATGCACAGGGTGGCCCAGTAGTGAATGAAGAGGACTTCAATCGGGACTGGCTGGACTGGATGTACACGTTCTCTAGAGCAGCAATTCTTCTGAGCATTGTATACTTCTATTCTTCTTTCAGTCGATTTGTCATGGTAATGGGAGCCATGCTGCTGGTTTATTT ACACCAAGCTGGATGGTTTCCCTTTAGGCAAGAGGGAGGCCAACAACAGGCAGCCAATAATGCAGAAGTGAACCGTGATGGGCAACATGCAAATAATCCTGATCTCGAAGAGATG gagCGACTTATGGATGATGGGATTGATGAAGACAGTGGAGAAGATGCAAGTGAAGATGGCAAtacagagcagcagcctggattCATGGCTTCTGCTTGGTCCTTTATCACAACCTTCTTCACATCACTCATCCCTGAAGGACCTCCACAG GAAGACGTGATATGA
- the HERPUD2 gene encoding homocysteine-responsive endoplasmic reticulum-resident ubiquitin-like domain member 2 protein isoform X4: MDQSVVEHPVTLIIKAPNQKYTDQTISCFLEWTVGKLKTHLSKVYPSKPQDEYHMVHLVCTSRTPPSSPKPSTSREGHGASTSSSSSNLDRSGSTAASPTNQEASSTSLNTSADGVRHRNLPQAQSNPTPSHQFPYLMQGNIGNQFPGQGVPTGFSLYPSFSPLQMIWWQQMYVRQYYMQYQAAVSAQVTSSTEPARSAVAQAVNSERAPANEPAAVPNVAVQENRPVNPNVQMNAQGGPVVNEEDFNRDWLDWMYTFSRAAILLSIVYFYSSFSRFVMVMGAMLLVYLHQAGWFPFRQEGGQQQAANNAEVNRDGQHANNPDLEEMERLMDDGIDEDSGEDASEDGNTEQQPGFMASAWSFITTFFTSLIPEGPPQEDVI, translated from the exons ATGGACCAGAGCGTCGTGGAGCACCCGGTGACCCTCATCATCAAGGCCCCCAACCAGAAATACACCGATCAGACTATCAGCTGCTTTCTGGAGTGGACTGTGGGCAAGCTGAAGACTCACCTCTCCAAGGTGTACCCCAGCAAGCCG caAGATGAGTATCATATGGTTCATCTGGTATGTACTTCCCGGACACCCCCAAGTTCTCCAAAACCCAGCACCAGTAGAGAAGGTCACGGAGCTTCAACCTCCAGCAGTAGCTCA aatttaGACCGTTCTGGATCAACTGCTGCCTCACCCACAAACCAAGAAGCTTCATCTACATCTTTGAACACTAGTGCAGATGGAGTGAGGCATCGTAATCTTCCACAAGCACAAAGCAATCCCACACCGAGCCACCAGTTCCCTTATTTAATGCAAGG CAATATAGGCAACCAGTTTCCAGGCCAAGGTGTTCCTACTGGATTTTCTCTGTATCCTTCATTCAGTCCCTTACAGATGATATGGTGGCAACAGATGTATGTACGTCAGTACTACATGCAATA CCAAGCTGCTGTTTCAGCCCAAGTGACTTCCAGCACGGAGCCAGCAAGATCTGCAGTTGCCCAGGCTGTCAATTCGGAACGTGCTCCCGCAAATGAGCCCGCAGCAGTGCCAAATGTAGCTGTTCAGGAGAACAGGCCTGTAAACCCAAATGTTCAGATGAATGCACAGGGTGGCCCAGTAGTGAATGAAGAGGACTTCAATCGGGACTGGCTGGACTGGATGTACACGTTCTCTAGAGCAGCAATTCTTCTGAGCATTGTATACTTCTATTCTTCTTTCAGTCGATTTGTCATGGTAATGGGAGCCATGCTGCTGGTTTATTT ACACCAAGCTGGATGGTTTCCCTTTAGGCAAGAGGGAGGCCAACAACAGGCAGCCAATAATGCAGAAGTGAACCGTGATGGGCAACATGCAAATAATCCTGATCTCGAAGAGATG gagCGACTTATGGATGATGGGATTGATGAAGACAGTGGAGAAGATGCAAGTGAAGATGGCAAtacagagcagcagcctggattCATGGCTTCTGCTTGGTCCTTTATCACAACCTTCTTCACATCACTCATCCCTGAAGGACCTCCACAG GAAGACGTGATATGA